A genomic segment from Capra hircus breed San Clemente chromosome 7, ASM170441v1, whole genome shotgun sequence encodes:
- the ZNF672 gene encoding zinc finger protein 672, translating into MFAASEVAAGRPYGCSECGKSFRYSSVLLRHERVHSGDSSFRCLECGERCAEASDLRAHRRAHAGQTLYICSECGQSFRHSGRLDLHQSVHRRRIRSCRCRVCGGCFPHLPALLLHRRRWHPPERPQRCPLCPRAFRQSALRFHLARAHPWGTPTVPADTLHRCTQCSRAFRSSAGLRSHLRVHAARSPSDSIPLQPGAPDTHQCGVCGKSFGKSSTLTRHLQTHSGEKPFKCPECGKGFLESATLVRHQRTHTGEKPYACGDCGRRFSESSTLLRHRRSHQGERPHACATCGKGFGQRSDLVVHQRIHTGERPFPCTECGRCFSDRSDLTKHRRTHTGEKPYRCELCGKCFTCISNLNVHRRNHAGHRPHKCPECGKAFSVGSKLALHRKTHLGERPAECAECGKCFSHSRSLSQHQRAHRRARASTAPAAAATQPKAGTALIVAGQAGQEKPGLFLSQLRETC; encoded by the coding sequence ATGTTCGCTGCCTCAGAGGTGGCAGCAGGCAGGCCTTATGGGTGCAGTGAGTGTGGCAAGAGCTTCCGCTACAGTTCAGTGCTGCTGCGGCATGAGCGCGTCCACAGTGGTGACAGCAGCTTCCGCTGCCTAGAGTGTGGCGAGCGATGCGCAGAGGCCTCAGACCTCCGTGCACATAGACGCGCTCACGCGGGCCAGACGCTCTACATCTGCAGTGAGTGTGGCCAGAGCTTCCGCCACAGCGGCCGCCTTGACCTGCACCAGAGCGTACACAGGCGGCGCATCCGCTCCTGCCGCTGCCGAGTTTGTGGTGGATGCTTTCCACACCTCCCGGCTCTGCTGCTGCACCGGCGCCGCTGGCACCCTCCTGAGAGGCCCCAACGCTGTCCGCTGTGCCCTCGAGCCTTCCGCCAGAGCGCGCTGCGCTTCCACCTGGCACGGGCGCACCCATGGGGAACACCTACCGTGCCTGCTGACACACTCCACCGCTGCACACAGTGCTCGCGGGCTTTCCGCAGCAGCGCTGGACTTCGGAGCCATTTGCGTGTCCACGCAGCCAGGAGCCCCAGTGACTCCATACCTCTGCAGCCAGGTGCTCCGGACACACAccagtgtggtgtgtgtggcaAGAGCTTTGGCAAGAGTTCCACGCTAACGCGACACCTGCAGACGCACTCGGGTGAGAAACCTTTCAAATGCCCGGAGTGTGGCAAGGGCTTCTTGGAGAGCGCTACACTGGTGCGCCATCAGCGCACACACACGGGCGAGAAGCCTTATGCTTGCGGCGACTGCGGGCGACGCTTCAGTGAGAGCTCCACGCTGCTGCGCCATCGGCGCAGCCATCAGGGAGAGCGGCCACATGCCTGTGCCACATGTGGCAAGGGCTTTGGGCAGCGCTCAGACCTGGTGGTGCACCAGCGCATCCACACAGGTGAGAGGCCCTTCCCGTGTACTGAGTGCGGCCGCTGCTTCAGCGACCGCTCAGACCTCACAAagcacaggcgcacacacacaggtGAGAAACCCTACCGCTGTGAGTTGTGCGGCAAGTGCTTCACGTGCATCTCCAACCTCAATGTGCACCGGCGCAACCATGCTGGCCACAGGCCCCACAAGTGCCCCGAGTGCGGCAAGGCCTTCAGCGTGGGCTCCAAGCTGGCACTGCACCGCAAGACGCACCTGGGCGAGCGGCCAGCGGAATGTGCGGAGTGCGGCAAATGTTTCAGCCACAGCCGCTCCCTGTCACAGCACCAGCGAGCTCACAGGCGTGCTCGTGCCTCCACTGCTCCTGCTGCCGCTGCCACTCAGCCCAAGGCAGGCACTGCGCTCATAGTTGCTGGGCAAGCAGGACAGGAAAAGCCAGGGCTTTTTTTGTCTCAGTTGAGAGAGACTTGTTGA